One genomic region from Anguilla rostrata isolate EN2019 chromosome 2, ASM1855537v3, whole genome shotgun sequence encodes:
- the LOC135243686 gene encoding fibroblast growth factor 8-like, whose amino-acid sequence MMPMPSRSNSLFLHLFAFCLYAQVTIQSPPNFTQHVNEQCKFSDRTSRRLIRTYQLYSRTSGKHVQVLGNKKINAMAEDGDVHAKLIVETDTFGSRVRIRGAETGYYVCMNHRGKLVGKSRGRGRDCIFTEIVLENNYTALRSARHGGWYMGFTRRGRPRSGTRTRQHQREVHFMKRPTRGPSGGAANAAAANAADRRPFGFVAHPFGRRTKRVRRWGGS is encoded by the exons gtgACCATTCAGTCCCCGCCTAATTTTACGCAGCACGTGAATGAGCAGTGCAAGTTTTCCGACCGGACCAGTCGTAGACTAATTCGTACCTACCAGCTCTACAGCCGAACGAGTGGCAAGCACGTGCAAGTTCTTGGAAACAAGAAAATCAATGCCATGGCTGAAGACGGGGATGTACATG CCAAACTGATAGTGGAGACGGACACGTTTGGGAGCCGGGTTCGGATAAGAGGGGCGGAGACTGGGTACTACGTCTGTATGAACCACAGAGGGAAGCTGGTGGGCAag AGCCGCGGCCGCGGGCGGGACTGCATCTTCACGGAGATCGTCCTGGAGAACAACTACACGGCGCTGCGCAGCGCGCGGCACGGCGGCTGGTACATGGGCTTCACCCGCCGCGGGCGGCCCCGCAGCGGCACGCGCACCCGCCAGCACCAGCGCGAGGTGCACTTCATGAAGCGGCCCACCAGGGGGCCGAGCGGCGGGGCCGcaaacgccgccgccgccaacgCCGCCGACCGCCGCCCCTTCGGGTTCGTGGCACACCCGTTCGGCCGGAGGACTAAACGCGTGCGCCGCTGGGGAGGGAGCTGA